From the Polyangiaceae bacterium genome, the window GGCTCGGCGCGAAGCATGCTCTCCGCGAACTCGGGGACTGCGCGCGTTTTGAAGTGTTCGGCGAGGCGCCTCGCCAGCTGACTCTTCCCGGTAGACTCAGCGCCCATCAGCCGAACACGCGCCGCGAAGTGCGCGCGAACGGGGGCAGGGAGGTACTCCCAGTGCTGCCACGGCGCCTTGCGGATGGCGGTGCCTGAAATTGGGAGCGCGCTCCGCCAACCATCGAGAGGAATGAAGCGCGCGCCGAGCTCCGCCGCCAGGCGGCCGCCGTAGGGCTCCGAGGCGACGACGTAGTCTGGAGGGCGCCCGAGGCAACGCAGCAGGCTCTGCCGCCAGATCTGCCAAAAGTCTGGGCGTTGGGGGGTTGGCTCCTGCGGGTTCAGGTCGCGCAGGGTGAGGACCTCGCTGCTCGGGCACAATTCGCGCAGCCACGCTGCGCGCAGCGCGACGGGGATCGATTCCTCGGGGATTTCTTCGACGACGACCCGCGCCTTTCCAGCGAAGCGCTGCGCGAACTCGATCAGGTGCAGGTGACCCGCGTGAGGGGGCAGGAACTTCCCAAGTACCAGTGCCTCAGCCATGGGCGCCCTCCAGGATGTGTGCTGCGTAGCGATTGAGGAGGGTTTGAGGGGTACCTGGCGGCCTCACCCCAAAATCCGCGAGCTGCTGCTCAGCGCGTGAACAATCGAAGCGCACGCCGGTGGCTTGAAATAGATCGAGGCCGCGCCGGGTGTCGAGGCGGGTTGCCTGGGTGGTGCGGGTGGTCGCGAGGGCTAAATCCGCCTGCTCGACTGGGTTCGTGTGAGCGCGTAGGCGTGCCTCAAAAGTTTCCGTGTGGACAAGTTTGATGTCGGCCCCTGCGTGATTCAAGG encodes:
- a CDS encoding AAA family ATPase yields the protein MAEALVLGKFLPPHAGHLHLIEFAQRFAGKARVVVEEIPEESIPVALRAAWLRELCPSSEVLTLRDLNPQEPTPQRPDFWQIWRQSLLRCLGRPPDYVVASEPYGGRLAAELGARFIPLDGWRSALPISGTAIRKAPWQHWEYLPAPVRAHFAARVRLMGAESTGKSQLARRLAEHFKTRAVPEFAESMLRAEPARELTPELLQDFAKGQLASEDSLARHANRLLICDTCATTTALWHELLFKAPHPQIQELASSRRYALTLVCAADVPFVSDSHRVAETTRAPYQDLLRRALLDETQVVTLHGDWEARFQTAVEAIQRALPWTSNSTV